A single window of Rubripirellula lacrimiformis DNA harbors:
- a CDS encoding ribonuclease R family protein, with protein MDISNELADRVMRLVVSADYRPCKPKQMASQLDLDGDGYRELRRVVKQLVLEGRLVYGSNHLVFSAGSIGGPSDTVRGTFRRAMGGGFGFVRPNHAEDSKSELSEDLFVPPGSTAGALEGDLVEVKVRPSRKGGNEAVVTEVLQRARRQFTGTFRFISGKPFVFLDGTPYEQPVSVGDVRGLPLSDDDKVFVEMVEYPADDGTGGEAVILERLGSSNNPAIDTLSIMRQYALPDEFPEAVLNEARQQADAFDDGVVPEGRKDLTQLLTITIDPFDARDFDDAISLEREEGRWRLWVHIADVSHFVPVGGALDEEAKARATSVYLPDRVIPMIPEIISNHLASLQPDKVRLVKTVEIEMLDDLTITHTEAHNAAIHSDMRLNYEQVDQFLASPESYTEKWGQPVCDLLTRMHQLAMQMRKARFKRGALSMDMPDIKLEFDKSGKVKGAFRTENTESHQMIEEFMLAGNQAVATWLDDLGLGYLHRIHPSPERRKLRQLGMFCKDLGLKVENVESRFEIQAVLDMVAGTPLEDAVNFAVLKSMNKAVYGPQTDGHYALDMEHYCHFTSPIRRYPDLTVHRLVQKLLDGHKTPDDPFPTLLKLGHHCSDMERNAAQAERDLIELKLLHFLKKHIGETMEAVISRVFADGIHARCVKLPVDGFIPVTTLPDDKYRFEKRGNILSGHKQGNRFRLGDQLTVRITKVDLQDRQLYFEAVKNHTARGEATAGPKPISSKAKYKAKRLRDRREKKKRKKH; from the coding sequence ATGGATATATCAAATGAATTGGCCGATCGCGTGATGCGATTGGTCGTCTCGGCCGACTACCGGCCTTGCAAACCCAAACAGATGGCCTCGCAACTGGATCTAGACGGCGACGGTTATCGCGAACTGCGACGCGTCGTCAAACAACTGGTCTTAGAAGGCAGACTGGTCTACGGATCCAACCACCTGGTGTTTAGTGCCGGCAGCATCGGCGGCCCTAGCGACACGGTTCGCGGAACGTTTCGCCGCGCCATGGGCGGCGGCTTTGGATTCGTCCGGCCCAACCACGCCGAAGATTCGAAGTCAGAGCTGTCCGAAGACCTATTCGTTCCACCGGGATCGACCGCCGGCGCGCTCGAAGGCGACTTGGTCGAAGTCAAAGTGCGTCCCAGCCGCAAAGGTGGCAACGAAGCCGTCGTCACCGAAGTGCTGCAGCGAGCCCGCCGTCAATTCACCGGCACATTCCGGTTCATCAGCGGCAAGCCGTTCGTGTTCCTAGACGGCACGCCCTACGAACAACCCGTTTCGGTCGGCGATGTCCGGGGACTGCCACTGTCCGACGACGACAAAGTGTTCGTCGAAATGGTGGAATACCCCGCCGACGATGGCACCGGTGGCGAAGCGGTCATCCTGGAACGATTGGGCAGCAGCAACAATCCGGCCATCGACACCTTGTCGATCATGCGGCAATACGCGCTGCCGGACGAGTTCCCCGAAGCGGTGCTGAACGAAGCCCGCCAACAAGCCGACGCATTCGACGACGGTGTGGTCCCTGAAGGCCGCAAAGATCTGACCCAATTGTTGACGATCACGATCGACCCCTTCGATGCTCGTGACTTCGATGACGCGATCTCGCTGGAACGTGAAGAAGGGCGATGGCGGCTGTGGGTGCATATCGCCGATGTCAGCCACTTTGTTCCCGTGGGCGGTGCTTTGGACGAAGAAGCCAAGGCTCGCGCGACCAGCGTTTATCTGCCCGATCGTGTGATCCCGATGATCCCCGAAATCATCAGCAATCACTTGGCCAGCCTGCAGCCCGATAAAGTCCGACTGGTCAAGACAGTCGAGATCGAGATGCTGGACGACCTGACGATCACGCACACCGAAGCTCATAACGCCGCGATCCACAGCGACATGCGGCTGAACTATGAACAGGTGGATCAGTTCTTGGCGTCGCCGGAATCGTACACCGAGAAGTGGGGGCAACCGGTCTGCGATCTGCTGACGCGGATGCACCAATTGGCCATGCAGATGCGAAAGGCTCGCTTCAAACGCGGTGCACTTTCGATGGACATGCCCGACATCAAGTTGGAATTCGACAAGTCCGGAAAAGTGAAGGGTGCTTTCCGTACCGAGAATACCGAAAGCCACCAAATGATCGAAGAGTTCATGTTGGCCGGAAATCAAGCCGTCGCAACATGGCTGGACGATCTGGGGTTGGGCTACCTGCATCGGATCCACCCATCGCCCGAACGACGAAAGCTGCGACAGCTGGGCATGTTCTGCAAAGATCTGGGGCTGAAGGTCGAAAACGTCGAAAGCCGCTTCGAAATTCAAGCGGTCCTGGACATGGTCGCCGGCACTCCCTTGGAAGACGCAGTGAACTTTGCAGTGCTGAAAAGCATGAACAAAGCGGTCTACGGTCCCCAAACCGACGGCCACTACGCGCTCGATATGGAACACTACTGCCACTTCACCAGCCCCATCCGTCGCTATCCCGATTTGACGGTCCACCGCTTGGTGCAGAAGCTGCTAGATGGTCACAAGACGCCGGACGATCCGTTCCCGACGCTGCTGAAACTGGGACATCATTGCAGCGACATGGAACGCAACGCCGCCCAAGCCGAACGCGACTTGATCGAGCTGAAATTGCTGCACTTCTTGAAAAAGCATATCGGCGAAACGATGGAAGCGGTCATCAGCCGCGTGTTTGCCGACGGTATCCACGCCCGCTGTGTCAAGCTGCCCGTCGACGGATTCATTCCTGTGACGACCCTGCCCGATGACAAGTACCGTTTCGAAAAACGCGGGAACATCCTCAGCGGTCACAAGCAGGGCAACCGCTTTCGGCTCGGTGACCAACTGACCGTGCGAATCACCAAAGTCGACCTCCAAGATCGGCAGCTGTACTTCGAAGCGGTCAAAAACCATACCGCCCGCGGCGAAGCCACAGCCGGTCCCAAACCGATCTCGTCCAAGGCCAAGTACAAGGCCAAGCGACTAAGGGATCGACGCGAAAAGAAGAAACGCAAGAAGCACTAG
- a CDS encoding SPFH domain-containing protein, with amino-acid sequence MSADFEDSRQAEALAKLRRLGGFGALGFLGAAAIGGLAVWVFLFCRIEVPSGKIAVLTKKTGQEISNEMETVPASQSGEFKGIEEKVLTEGRYFYNPWKWDWDVVDQVEVPENRLGVRIRLYGEDLGYGNLIAETENQKGIFAEVLRPGRYPHNAIVYESGTEPKPNRNNFIELVELHQPVVIPAGFIGVVTLLSAPPADDPNQLIVEAGKRGTQKATLDPGVYYINPYVKRVNLVDCRSQRFNLSTGGEMGFPSRDGFWVKLDGRIEFRVDPERAAEVFVTYNDGFNDRGNDAVVEEEIIQKIILPNARSFCRLRGGDNSGRDFILGEKRLEFQEDFQQTLENTCESQGIEIIQALITRISPPQQIALPVRQRQIAVQESEQYIKQIEQQLSEQQLKVEQELVKQKQVLIAVEQEVVKLTVEAQRRQEVAVIEAQQRKAVSEVELAAAADQAEAITATGNAAAEVINFENEAQAAGWKRSVEAYGNSGDEFARWVMLKKLAPSYRQLMVNTADSPLMDIFSEFNNIPSGDNPSGPPADAAIDQSNESQAGEDE; translated from the coding sequence ATGTCGGCAGATTTTGAAGATTCACGTCAAGCAGAGGCGTTGGCGAAGCTGCGCCGCCTTGGCGGATTCGGCGCACTTGGTTTTCTGGGGGCCGCTGCCATCGGCGGTCTCGCAGTTTGGGTGTTCCTGTTCTGCCGGATCGAGGTCCCCAGCGGCAAGATCGCTGTGTTGACCAAGAAGACCGGGCAAGAGATCAGCAACGAGATGGAGACGGTTCCGGCGAGCCAATCCGGGGAGTTCAAAGGCATCGAGGAAAAGGTGCTGACCGAAGGACGCTATTTCTACAATCCTTGGAAATGGGATTGGGATGTGGTCGACCAAGTCGAAGTTCCCGAAAACCGACTGGGCGTGCGGATCCGCTTGTACGGCGAAGACCTGGGCTATGGAAATCTGATCGCCGAGACTGAAAACCAGAAAGGCATCTTTGCCGAAGTGCTACGCCCCGGTCGTTACCCGCACAACGCGATCGTCTACGAGTCAGGTACCGAACCGAAACCCAATCGAAACAACTTCATCGAATTGGTCGAACTGCATCAGCCCGTCGTGATTCCCGCGGGGTTCATCGGCGTGGTGACGTTGTTGTCGGCTCCACCAGCCGATGATCCCAATCAATTGATCGTCGAGGCTGGTAAACGAGGAACACAGAAGGCGACGTTGGATCCCGGGGTTTACTACATCAACCCCTACGTGAAACGTGTCAATCTGGTGGATTGCCGTAGCCAACGATTCAATCTTTCCACCGGTGGCGAAATGGGTTTCCCCAGTCGCGACGGGTTCTGGGTCAAATTGGACGGCCGGATCGAATTCCGTGTCGACCCCGAACGGGCCGCCGAAGTGTTCGTGACTTACAACGATGGATTCAACGACCGGGGCAACGATGCCGTGGTCGAAGAAGAGATCATTCAAAAGATCATTCTGCCCAATGCACGCTCGTTTTGCCGATTGCGTGGCGGCGACAACTCGGGCCGGGATTTCATCCTGGGCGAAAAACGACTGGAGTTCCAGGAAGACTTTCAACAGACCTTGGAAAACACCTGCGAAAGCCAAGGAATCGAAATCATCCAGGCGTTGATCACACGGATATCACCGCCGCAGCAAATCGCTTTGCCGGTCCGGCAACGCCAGATCGCAGTCCAAGAATCGGAACAGTACATCAAGCAAATCGAACAGCAACTGAGCGAACAGCAGTTGAAGGTCGAACAGGAACTGGTCAAGCAAAAGCAAGTTCTGATCGCCGTGGAACAAGAGGTCGTCAAGCTGACGGTGGAAGCACAGCGTCGCCAAGAAGTCGCGGTCATCGAAGCCCAGCAACGCAAAGCGGTGTCGGAGGTTGAATTGGCAGCGGCAGCCGATCAAGCCGAAGCGATCACGGCAACCGGAAATGCTGCTGCCGAGGTGATCAATTTTGAAAACGAAGCCCAAGCCGCGGGATGGAAACGGTCCGTCGAAGCGTACGGCAATAGCGGTGATGAATTTGCCCGCTGGGTGATGCTCAAGAAATTGGCGCCCAGCTATCGACAGTTGATGGTCAATACGGCCGACAGCCCGCTGATGGACATCTTCAGCGAATTCAACAACATACCGTCCGGCGACAACCCATCCGGTCCTCCCGCCGACGCGGCCATCGACCAATCCAACGAATCACAAGCGGGAGAAGACGAATGA
- the metH gene encoding methionine synthase: MISADPTSALLNDLLRQRILLLDGAMGTMIQRLGLDEAAVRSDRFAEHDRDLKNFSDILCLTHPEKITAIHSAYYEAGSDIVETNSFGASPVGMIEFNLPLELVDEINRAAVACARKAADQWTERTPDKPRFVAGSIGPTTRQLAISTKDDPAHRETTFMEMADSYRAQVKSLCEAGVDILMPETAIDTLNLKACLFAIQDYFDAGGRRVPVMASGTFADGGRTFVSAQSVEAFWTAINHFPLLSVGMNCALGPDVMRPHIEELSQVAGIPISCHPNAGLPNEMGQFDLGPAAMAEKVGEYAANGWLNVLGGCCGTTPDHIAAMAAKVAGMKPKQETPGPVYTRLSGQLPMTMRPEIPFTMVGERTNVTGSRKFANLIRGEKYEEAVEVAREQVQNGATIIDINFDDALLDGAEAMTRFLRLISGDDVAASVPVMIDSSKWEVLEAGLRNVQGKSIVNSISLKDGEEEFIRRAKLVRKYGAAAVVMAFDEDGQAADEDNKVRICKRAYDLLVHQADFPPEDIIFDPNILTVATGMEEHNNYANDFVNAISRIKKECPGVKTSGGVSNISFSFRGNDVVREAIHSAFLYRAIKAGLDMGIVNAGQLEVYEEIPKDLLEHVEDVLWNRRPDATDRMLDFAESVKGVGGKKKSGEDLAWRDQPIAGRMKHALIKGIDKYIVEDTEEARQHYDRCLHVIEGPLMAGMSVVGDLFGQGKMFLPQVVKSARVMKKAVAYLEPFMEEEKRIDGTIDDDARGKFLIATVKGDVHDIGKNIVGVVLQCNNYQVIDLGVMVSSEKILAAAVEHKVDMIGLSGLITPSLDEMAHVAREMKRAKMTMPLLVGGATTSAKHTAVRIAPAYDGPVLHVMDASRSVNVVERLLSKDHREGYLAANVVEQAKLAASYRDRQQKLVPYAEALEKRFATDWDTVAIDKPSFVGTRVLDDVPLAEIRPYIDWSPYFSTWELKGKYPKIFKDETVGEIAKEVYEKANLMIDRIIAGKLLTAKAVYGFWPAASDGDDIIVYTDQSRTTEAKRFHCLRQQWERKGTTDYRSLADYIAPVDSGREDYLGGFAVTAGIGAEALSKQYKDELDDESSIIVQAVADRMAEALAEMLHQRARTDWGFGSKEDLSTDELIDEKYRGIRPAAGYPACPDHTEKRTLFDLLDAEKNTGIELTSSYAMYPGASVSGLYFGHPESRYFSVDRMTKDQMESYAQRKGLPIKEVERWLASNLAYEPE, encoded by the coding sequence ATGATTTCAGCCGACCCCACCAGCGCCCTGCTAAACGATCTGCTCCGCCAACGCATCCTGCTTCTTGACGGAGCGATGGGGACCATGATTCAGCGTTTGGGGCTGGATGAAGCGGCCGTCCGATCGGATCGGTTCGCCGAACACGATCGGGACCTGAAGAATTTTTCCGACATTCTTTGTTTGACCCATCCGGAAAAGATCACGGCCATCCACTCGGCCTACTACGAAGCCGGCAGCGACATCGTCGAGACCAATTCGTTTGGTGCATCGCCGGTCGGGATGATCGAATTCAACCTGCCGCTAGAACTGGTCGACGAAATCAACCGCGCGGCGGTCGCCTGTGCCCGCAAAGCAGCGGACCAGTGGACCGAGCGGACCCCTGACAAGCCTCGCTTCGTCGCCGGATCGATCGGCCCAACCACCCGCCAACTGGCCATCAGCACCAAGGACGACCCGGCGCACCGTGAAACCACGTTCATGGAAATGGCCGATAGCTATCGCGCCCAGGTCAAATCGCTCTGCGAAGCTGGCGTCGATATTCTGATGCCCGAAACGGCGATCGACACCCTGAACCTGAAAGCCTGTCTGTTTGCGATCCAGGACTACTTTGACGCCGGTGGGCGCAGGGTCCCCGTGATGGCGTCGGGCACCTTTGCCGACGGTGGCCGTACCTTCGTCAGTGCACAAAGCGTCGAAGCGTTTTGGACCGCGATCAACCACTTCCCGCTCTTGTCGGTCGGGATGAACTGCGCCCTCGGTCCCGACGTGATGCGTCCTCACATCGAAGAACTCTCTCAGGTCGCCGGCATTCCGATCAGCTGTCACCCCAACGCTGGTTTGCCAAACGAGATGGGCCAGTTCGACCTCGGCCCTGCGGCGATGGCCGAAAAGGTCGGCGAATATGCTGCCAACGGCTGGTTGAACGTGTTGGGCGGTTGCTGTGGAACCACCCCGGACCACATCGCAGCGATGGCGGCCAAGGTCGCCGGCATGAAACCCAAGCAGGAAACACCGGGCCCGGTCTACACCCGGTTGTCGGGTCAGCTTCCCATGACCATGCGTCCGGAAATCCCGTTCACGATGGTCGGCGAACGAACCAACGTCACCGGTAGCCGGAAATTTGCCAACCTGATTCGCGGCGAAAAGTACGAAGAAGCCGTCGAAGTAGCGCGGGAACAAGTCCAAAACGGTGCGACCATCATCGACATCAACTTCGACGATGCGCTGCTGGACGGGGCCGAAGCGATGACACGGTTCCTGCGGCTGATCTCGGGCGACGACGTAGCCGCGTCGGTCCCTGTCATGATCGACAGCAGCAAGTGGGAAGTCTTAGAAGCCGGACTGCGCAATGTTCAGGGCAAATCGATCGTCAATTCGATTTCGCTCAAAGACGGCGAAGAAGAATTCATTCGGCGTGCCAAATTGGTTCGCAAGTACGGTGCTGCCGCCGTCGTGATGGCGTTCGACGAGGACGGACAGGCTGCCGATGAAGACAACAAGGTTCGCATCTGCAAACGCGCCTACGACCTGTTGGTCCACCAAGCGGACTTCCCGCCCGAAGACATCATTTTTGACCCCAACATCCTGACCGTCGCGACGGGCATGGAAGAACACAACAATTACGCCAACGATTTCGTCAACGCGATCTCGCGAATCAAAAAGGAATGCCCGGGCGTCAAAACCAGCGGCGGGGTCAGCAACATCAGTTTCAGTTTCCGAGGCAACGACGTTGTCCGCGAAGCGATCCACAGTGCGTTCCTGTACCGCGCCATCAAAGCCGGCTTGGACATGGGCATCGTCAACGCGGGGCAATTGGAAGTCTACGAAGAGATCCCCAAAGACCTGTTGGAACACGTCGAAGATGTGCTCTGGAACCGACGCCCAGATGCCACCGACCGGATGCTTGATTTTGCCGAATCCGTCAAAGGCGTCGGCGGCAAAAAGAAATCGGGCGAAGACCTAGCCTGGCGTGATCAACCGATCGCCGGACGGATGAAGCATGCCTTGATCAAGGGGATCGACAAGTACATCGTCGAGGACACCGAAGAAGCTCGCCAGCACTACGATCGTTGCCTGCATGTGATCGAAGGCCCGCTGATGGCTGGCATGAGCGTGGTTGGCGACCTGTTCGGCCAAGGCAAAATGTTCTTGCCACAAGTGGTCAAGTCGGCGCGCGTGATGAAGAAAGCGGTCGCCTACCTGGAACCGTTCATGGAAGAAGAAAAACGCATCGACGGCACGATCGATGACGACGCACGCGGGAAATTCCTGATCGCCACCGTCAAAGGCGATGTCCATGACATCGGCAAAAACATCGTCGGCGTGGTGCTGCAATGCAACAACTATCAAGTCATCGATTTGGGCGTGATGGTTTCGTCGGAAAAGATCCTAGCGGCCGCCGTTGAACACAAAGTCGACATGATCGGGCTGTCGGGACTGATCACACCAAGCTTGGACGAAATGGCCCATGTTGCACGCGAAATGAAACGCGCCAAGATGACCATGCCGCTGTTGGTAGGTGGTGCAACGACCAGCGCGAAACACACCGCGGTCCGAATCGCCCCAGCCTACGATGGACCTGTGCTGCACGTCATGGACGCCAGCCGCAGTGTCAACGTTGTCGAACGATTGCTCAGCAAAGATCACCGCGAAGGCTACCTTGCCGCCAACGTGGTGGAACAAGCAAAATTGGCAGCCAGTTATCGCGACCGTCAACAAAAATTGGTCCCCTACGCCGAGGCGCTCGAAAAACGATTCGCAACCGATTGGGACACCGTCGCCATCGACAAGCCATCGTTCGTCGGCACGCGTGTGCTCGATGACGTGCCGTTGGCCGAGATCCGCCCCTACATCGATTGGTCCCCGTACTTTTCGACCTGGGAATTGAAGGGCAAGTACCCCAAGATTTTCAAGGACGAAACGGTGGGTGAAATCGCCAAAGAGGTCTACGAAAAAGCCAACCTGATGATCGACCGGATCATCGCTGGAAAGTTGCTGACCGCCAAAGCCGTCTATGGGTTCTGGCCAGCCGCCTCCGATGGCGACGACATCATCGTCTACACCGACCAGTCACGCACGACCGAAGCAAAACGATTCCATTGTCTGCGACAACAATGGGAACGAAAGGGAACCACCGACTACCGATCACTGGCTGACTATATCGCACCGGTCGACAGTGGCCGCGAAGACTATTTGGGCGGCTTTGCCGTGACCGCCGGGATCGGTGCCGAGGCATTGTCCAAGCAATACAAAGATGAACTCGACGACGAATCGTCGATCATCGTCCAAGCGGTGGCCGATCGAATGGCCGAAGCACTCGCTGAAATGCTTCACCAACGCGCTCGAACCGATTGGGGATTTGGCAGCAAAGAAGATCTGTCGACCGACGAACTGATCGATGAAAAGTATCGCGGCATCCGCCCCGCGGCCGGTTACCCAGCCTGTCCGGACCATACTGAAAAACGAACTCTGTTTGACCTGTTGGATGCCGAGAAGAACACGGGCATCGAATTGACGTCCAGCTATGCGATGTATCCCGGTGCATCGGTTAGCGGGCTGTACTTTGGGCATCCCGAGTCTCGCTACTTTAGCGTCGACCGTATGACCAAGGATCAAATGGAATCGTATGCCCAACGCAAAGGCTTACCGATCAAAGAAGTCGAACGATGGCTGGCATCCAACTTGGCTTACGAACCGGAATGA
- a CDS encoding division plane positioning ATPase MipZ, which translates to MSLTDQAFVKAFARRNRNTDASPQQAATSKPSSDELTLDERVADSATLWVDPTENKLARGDSPAPAVPRPHIDPSPVVARPEPAWVIPADSVASPSPVPTPVQPQAQALQPSPPAPEVAANAAVDNIAELVSSLQQIHTAYGTIDSSEELMWVESTTMPATKVRPTEDAPAEIAQRAAAAPAEMPTTEYPATEYPATEYPATEYPATESPAPITPAPAASVGVATGAPASERDLYPSKAAAAKTVVDPQPAAKPEPLAERPSFQAAWEVDVFDIPKTVADLFFDESLFQNLSDRMGEAVAGGLRTMLVTSVQRGEGRSSVAIGIALAAAASGVRVALVDADIDEPTLADDLRLDLEFGWLDTVRCGLPIREVAVHAVEDSLTLIPLVDVERAQTASAEEISLLVEDLRDRFDLVVIDGPAGDSSRLRPFTTAIDSAIIVRDGKRTNQAAVESFASRLTRSGVQGVGMVENFI; encoded by the coding sequence ATGAGCTTGACTGACCAGGCTTTCGTAAAAGCGTTCGCACGACGCAATCGAAACACCGACGCATCGCCCCAACAAGCCGCAACATCCAAGCCGTCATCGGATGAGTTGACTCTAGACGAACGAGTCGCTGATTCGGCCACGTTGTGGGTCGACCCGACGGAAAACAAGCTGGCCCGAGGCGACTCGCCCGCTCCGGCAGTGCCGCGGCCTCATATCGATCCGTCGCCCGTCGTCGCTCGTCCCGAGCCGGCCTGGGTGATCCCCGCGGATTCTGTCGCATCGCCATCACCGGTCCCGACGCCAGTTCAACCACAGGCACAGGCGCTGCAACCTTCACCGCCGGCACCCGAAGTGGCCGCAAACGCAGCGGTCGACAATATCGCCGAACTGGTGTCATCGTTGCAGCAAATTCATACCGCCTATGGCACGATTGATTCGTCCGAAGAACTGATGTGGGTCGAATCGACGACCATGCCTGCGACCAAGGTCCGGCCAACGGAAGACGCCCCCGCAGAAATCGCTCAGCGGGCTGCCGCAGCGCCTGCCGAGATGCCAACGACTGAGTATCCAGCGACTGAGTATCCAGCAACTGAGTATCCAGCAACTGAGTATCCGGCCACTGAATCGCCAGCACCCATAACGCCAGCACCCGCGGCTTCCGTTGGCGTTGCCACCGGTGCACCGGCTAGTGAACGCGATTTGTATCCCAGCAAAGCTGCCGCGGCGAAGACCGTTGTCGATCCGCAGCCAGCGGCCAAACCAGAACCGCTGGCCGAACGTCCGTCGTTCCAGGCCGCCTGGGAAGTCGATGTATTTGACATCCCTAAAACCGTTGCCGATCTGTTCTTTGACGAAAGCCTGTTTCAGAACCTGTCCGATCGGATGGGGGAAGCCGTTGCGGGTGGACTTCGCACGATGTTGGTGACCAGCGTTCAACGTGGCGAAGGACGAAGCAGCGTCGCCATCGGAATCGCCTTGGCCGCCGCCGCGTCGGGAGTCCGTGTGGCGCTTGTCGATGCTGATATCGATGAGCCAACCTTGGCCGACGATTTGCGATTGGATCTCGAATTTGGTTGGCTGGATACGGTTCGCTGTGGTCTGCCCATCCGCGAAGTCGCCGTGCATGCCGTCGAAGATTCGTTGACATTGATCCCATTGGTCGATGTCGAACGGGCCCAAACGGCCAGCGCCGAAGAAATCAGTCTGTTGGTGGAAGACCTTCGCGATCGATTCGATCTGGTCGTCATCGATGGACCCGCTGGGGATTCCAGCCGGCTGCGTCCGTTCACAACAGCGATCGACAGTGCGATCATCGTTCGTGATGGGAAGCGGACCAACCAAGCCGCCGTCGAATCCTTTGCTTCGCGTTTGACTCGGTCTGGCGTCCAGGGCGTGGGCATGGTCGAAAACTTTATCTAA
- a CDS encoding SPFH domain-containing protein, whose protein sequence is MSLRRGKSLAALAFSSLWMLVALYVGFLWFMCRVYVPDGHSLLLRYKGPLIFNTAGVPEPGRLARAGEIGVLEEMRGPGRHFYNPVYWERTIVPDQIVFPGQIAVVTSKVGTPLPAGDFLVDGDLDGDDRANQKGILRKVFGPGRYRANPYAFEFKIVGREVTNVGRQEKTSGWVEIPTGYVGVVTMQTDNPKMGLAAGTQNDVMQPGLYPVNPKEQQIDIIKVGYRETSIQVSEQKDSQERLTYDEHGEPMAIANTGINFPSNDGFDIQLDFSAIWGVLPVNAADIVRTFGNIQAVEEKVIEPQSESICRNNGSKMGAVELLIGESREEFQTSVSDEFKAVLASKNISLLYGLVRHIYIPKEVREPIQKGYVADELRLTRDEETKTARIEADLREAESRVELEAERTRVDTDRLRASVLAEGEKKAKEIEAGTGKLVAAIDRETAELDAKKTVLLGRAESSAKQISAEATADKFRLAVEAFGSPAAFNKWEFAEQLPQDLELKLFYAGEGTLWTDLDKIQPTLPLKK, encoded by the coding sequence ATGAGTTTACGACGAGGCAAGTCCTTAGCCGCATTGGCGTTCAGTTCATTGTGGATGTTGGTCGCATTGTACGTTGGGTTTCTGTGGTTCATGTGCCGCGTGTACGTGCCCGACGGACACAGCCTGCTGTTGCGTTACAAAGGCCCGCTGATTTTCAATACAGCCGGCGTGCCGGAACCGGGCCGATTGGCTCGCGCCGGTGAAATCGGTGTGCTGGAAGAAATGCGCGGACCAGGCCGTCACTTCTACAACCCGGTCTACTGGGAACGCACGATCGTTCCCGATCAAATCGTCTTTCCCGGACAGATCGCAGTGGTGACCAGCAAAGTGGGGACTCCGCTTCCGGCGGGCGATTTTTTAGTCGACGGTGATCTCGATGGCGACGATCGAGCGAACCAGAAAGGCATCCTGCGGAAAGTCTTCGGTCCGGGACGTTACCGTGCGAATCCGTACGCGTTTGAGTTCAAAATCGTTGGCCGCGAAGTCACCAACGTGGGACGCCAAGAGAAAACCAGCGGATGGGTCGAAATCCCTACCGGCTATGTCGGGGTGGTCACGATGCAGACCGACAATCCCAAGATGGGGCTGGCGGCCGGGACCCAAAATGATGTCATGCAACCGGGTCTGTATCCGGTCAATCCGAAAGAACAGCAGATCGACATCATCAAAGTCGGGTATCGCGAAACCAGCATTCAGGTTTCTGAACAAAAGGATTCGCAGGAACGGCTGACGTATGACGAACACGGCGAACCGATGGCGATCGCCAACACCGGGATTAATTTCCCCAGCAATGATGGCTTCGATATCCAATTGGACTTTTCAGCGATTTGGGGCGTCCTGCCCGTCAACGCTGCGGATATCGTTCGGACGTTTGGCAATATCCAAGCGGTCGAAGAAAAAGTGATCGAGCCACAAAGCGAAAGCATCTGCCGCAACAACGGGTCCAAAATGGGAGCCGTCGAACTGTTGATCGGCGAGTCGCGTGAAGAGTTTCAAACCTCGGTCAGCGACGAATTCAAAGCGGTCTTGGCCAGCAAGAATATCTCGCTGCTTTACGGTTTGGTTCGGCACATCTATATCCCCAAGGAAGTGCGTGAACCGATTCAAAAGGGGTATGTCGCCGACGAACTGCGTTTGACTCGCGATGAAGAAACCAAGACCGCTCGAATCGAGGCCGATTTGCGTGAAGCCGAGAGCCGGGTCGAATTGGAAGCCGAACGGACGCGTGTCGACACCGATCGGCTGCGCGCCAGTGTGTTGGCCGAAGGCGAAAAGAAGGCCAAGGAAATCGAAGCCGGCACCGGGAAATTGGTCGCCGCGATCGATCGCGAAACCGCCGAACTGGACGCCAAAAAAACGGTTCTGCTGGGACGCGCTGAATCGTCGGCGAAACAGATCAGTGCCGAAGCGACCGCGGATAAATTCCGATTGGCCGTGGAAGCCTTCGGGTCGCCGGCTGCTTTCAATAAATGGGAATTCGCCGAACAGTTGCCTCAGGATCTAGAACTGAAACTGTTCTACGCCGGCGAAGGAACCTTGTGGACGGATCTGGACAAGATTCAACCCACCTTGCCGCTGAAGAAATGA